One Proteinivorax tanatarense DNA segment encodes these proteins:
- the pgsA gene encoding CDP-diacylglycerol--glycerol-3-phosphate 3-phosphatidyltransferase: MNLANKITIARIFLAPLFILIISGVQYGEFAAAFFFILAASTDGLDGYIARKKKQVTTFGKFLDPLADKLLITAALFALVGLGSIGPLVGFVIVSREFAVTGLRVIAAGEGIVISASKWGKLKTVSQIVAISALTIDAGVKAHELFSTTWVVRMPVELIAQLSLVIAILLTVFSGIDYFYKNKEVIIQGGFK; this comes from the coding sequence ATGAATCTTGCAAATAAAATTACCATAGCTAGAATATTTTTAGCACCTCTATTTATTTTAATTATCTCTGGAGTGCAGTATGGTGAATTTGCGGCGGCTTTCTTTTTTATTTTAGCAGCTAGTACTGATGGTTTGGATGGTTACATAGCTAGAAAAAAGAAGCAAGTAACAACTTTTGGGAAATTCTTGGATCCTTTAGCTGATAAACTTCTAATCACTGCAGCGCTTTTTGCCTTGGTAGGGTTAGGCAGTATAGGACCTTTAGTTGGGTTTGTAATAGTAAGCCGAGAATTTGCTGTAACGGGCCTTAGAGTTATTGCTGCAGGGGAGGGGATTGTTATATCAGCAAGCAAGTGGGGAAAACTTAAAACAGTTAGTCAAATTGTAGCTATTAGCGCTTTAACTATTGATGCTGGTGTTAAAGCCCATGAACTATTTAGCACAACATGGGTTGTTCGTATGCCTGTTGAACTAATAGCTCAACTATCTTTAGTTATAGCTATTTTATTAACTGTTTTTTCCGGCATAGATTATTTTTATAAAAATAAAGAAGTAATCATTCAAGGTGGCTTTAAATAG
- a CDS encoding AAA family ATPase, whose amino-acid sequence MVVKEVAIGTIIAAFFLLAYYGVNIFPIVLIGSVVLFLLFRNEIIDKVEDISNKNNKSSSKVLTSIEFNEIGGQKSAKKELIEALDFIVDRDKVKKLGIRPLKGIILAGPPGTGKTLLAKAAAKYTGSAFISASGSEFVEMYAGVGAKRIRKLFKDAVSKAKKEDKNSALIFVDEVDVLGIKRGSSSSHMEYDQTLNELLVQMDGIKVNDDVQVLIMAATNRVDLLDDALLRPGRFDRVVNIPLPSKEGREEILKIHCKNKPLDKNVDISSIAEQTFGFSGAHLESIANEAAIMAMRENSSVIYQKHFTLAIEKVIMGEKVDRVPSKNDLFRVAIHEVGHGFISEYYDEKSVASITIASRGQTLGYMRQASKEQYIQTKKNILNKIAMAVGGAMAEQVFFGNFSTGASNDFKQAIDQCKQLIDSGLSHLGTTSCEMIDSNILQKEISKLIEGIKNETREVIENNKGIIKDIADYVIENETISGEQLRSKMTKVS is encoded by the coding sequence ATGGTAGTTAAAGAAGTTGCGATTGGCACTATTATAGCAGCGTTTTTTTTACTTGCTTACTATGGTGTAAATATTTTTCCTATAGTTTTAATAGGTAGTGTTGTGTTATTTCTGTTATTTAGAAATGAAATTATAGATAAAGTTGAAGATATAAGTAACAAAAATAATAAAAGTTCTTCTAAAGTTTTAACCAGCATAGAGTTTAATGAAATAGGTGGTCAGAAATCAGCCAAGAAGGAACTGATAGAAGCCCTAGATTTTATTGTCGATCGGGACAAAGTAAAAAAGTTAGGTATCAGACCATTAAAAGGAATCATTCTAGCTGGCCCTCCTGGAACAGGAAAAACTTTGTTAGCGAAAGCTGCAGCTAAATATACTGGCTCAGCTTTTATTTCTGCATCTGGATCAGAGTTTGTAGAAATGTATGCAGGGGTTGGTGCTAAGAGGATTAGAAAATTATTTAAAGATGCAGTTTCAAAAGCAAAAAAAGAAGATAAAAATTCTGCTTTAATTTTTGTAGATGAAGTGGATGTACTAGGCATCAAAAGGGGGTCAAGTTCCTCTCATATGGAGTATGACCAAACATTAAACGAGTTACTTGTACAGATGGATGGTATAAAGGTAAACGATGATGTACAAGTATTAATAATGGCTGCTACAAATCGAGTGGATCTTTTAGATGATGCACTTTTACGGCCAGGTAGATTTGATCGAGTAGTAAATATTCCTTTGCCATCTAAAGAGGGTAGAGAAGAAATTCTTAAAATACATTGTAAAAACAAACCCTTAGATAAAAATGTAGACATTTCTAGCATCGCGGAACAAACATTCGGATTTTCAGGTGCACATCTTGAAAGTATTGCCAATGAAGCGGCAATTATGGCAATGCGTGAAAATAGTTCCGTTATTTATCAAAAACATTTTACTTTGGCAATTGAAAAAGTTATTATGGGTGAGAAAGTAGATAGAGTACCTTCAAAAAACGACTTGTTTAGGGTTGCTATCCACGAAGTAGGCCATGGTTTTATAAGTGAATACTACGACGAAAAGTCAGTTGCTTCTATTACAATTGCTTCAAGGGGCCAAACTTTAGGTTATATGAGGCAGGCAAGTAAAGAGCAATATATTCAAACTAAAAAAAATATCCTTAATAAAATTGCTATGGCAGTTGGCGGGGCGATGGCAGAGCAAGTTTTTTTTGGTAATTTCAGCACCGGCGCCAGCAATGATTTTAAACAAGCTATTGATCAATGTAAACAGTTAATTGATAGTGGATTATCTCACTTGGGCACTACTAGTTGTGAAATGATAGATTCAAATATATTACAAAAGGAAATTTCCAAACTAATTGAAGGTATTAAAAATGAAACAAGGGAAGTAATAGAGAATAATAAAGGAATTATTAAAGATATTGCAGACTATGTTATTGAAAATGAAACTATTTCTGGAGAGCAGCTTAGAAGTAAAATGACAAAGGTTAGCTGA
- the rimO gene encoding 30S ribosomal protein S12 methylthiotransferase RimO, with translation MINIATVSLGCPKNTVDTEVMLGNLGEKGFSITSEAIKAEVIIVNTCGFIESAKKESINTILEFAEYKKGKCQVLIVTGCLVQRYKKELVQQIPEIDGIIGTGEYDKIVDCIEANLQGTKFEKTDNLEFLYDHNTPRLLSTPKHTAYVKIAEGCDNHCTYCIIPKLRGGYRSRPIESIVKEVKNLTDGGVKEIILVAQDTTVYGMDLYGEYKLADLLIQLNEIEGVKWIRIMYCYPTYLSDTLLQTIASLDKVVNYIDLPLQHGDNEILKRMGRKEKVEDLIALVKKIRAYIPDVVIRTSLIVGFPGETDENFSNLMDFVKTIRLDRVGVFTYSPEEETPAYDYPNKVPKRKKVLRQHKLMKEQRKISKEINEGWIGRTIDVMIESMQGDNLVGRSFRDSPEIDGNVVIPIKKETHNLIGEIKPVKITKAFDYDLLGEFDYESCK, from the coding sequence ATGATAAACATCGCAACAGTGAGCTTAGGTTGTCCCAAAAATACAGTAGATACAGAAGTCATGTTAGGAAACTTGGGAGAGAAGGGATTCAGTATAACTTCTGAAGCCATAAAAGCAGAAGTTATAATTGTCAATACCTGTGGATTTATAGAATCTGCTAAAAAAGAATCCATTAACACTATTTTAGAATTTGCCGAATATAAGAAAGGTAAGTGTCAAGTTTTAATTGTGACCGGTTGCCTAGTTCAGAGGTATAAAAAAGAGTTAGTTCAACAAATACCAGAAATTGATGGAATTATTGGCACTGGAGAGTATGACAAGATAGTTGATTGCATAGAAGCAAATTTGCAAGGAACTAAGTTTGAAAAAACCGATAACCTTGAATTTTTATACGATCATAATACACCTAGGTTGCTATCCACACCAAAGCATACTGCTTACGTAAAAATTGCAGAAGGTTGTGATAATCATTGTACATATTGTATAATTCCGAAACTTAGGGGAGGATATAGAAGTAGACCTATAGAATCAATAGTTAAGGAAGTTAAAAATCTAACAGATGGTGGAGTAAAGGAAATAATTTTGGTTGCTCAGGATACCACTGTATATGGGATGGATTTATATGGTGAGTATAAACTCGCTGATCTTTTAATACAATTAAATGAAATAGAGGGAGTTAAGTGGATAAGAATTATGTATTGTTATCCTACATATTTATCGGATACCCTTTTACAAACGATTGCTTCATTGGATAAAGTCGTAAATTATATTGATTTACCCCTACAACATGGTGATAATGAAATTCTTAAAAGAATGGGTAGAAAAGAAAAAGTTGAAGATTTAATAGCTTTAGTAAAGAAAATTAGGGCATATATACCCGATGTTGTTATAAGAACTTCTTTGATAGTTGGTTTCCCTGGTGAAACTGACGAAAACTTTTCAAACTTAATGGACTTTGTGAAGACTATAAGGCTTGATAGAGTTGGAGTATTTACCTATTCACCTGAAGAGGAAACACCGGCATATGACTATCCCAATAAGGTACCAAAAAGAAAAAAAGTTTTAAGACAGCATAAACTAATGAAAGAGCAGAGAAAAATTTCTAAAGAAATTAATGAAGGTTGGATAGGAAGAACGATAGATGTAATGATCGAATCTATGCAAGGCGATAACTTAGTAGGTCGCTCTTTTAGGGATTCACCCGAAATAGATGGAAACGTTGTTATTCCAATAAAAAAAGAAACTCATAACCTGATAGGTGAAATTAAGCCAGTTAAGATTACCAAAGCATTTGATTATGATTTATTGGGGGAGTTTGATTATGAATCTTGCAAATAA